The Spiroplasma citri genome has a segment encoding these proteins:
- the alaS gene encoding alanine--tRNA ligase produces MTKFTANAIRKMWLDFFRSKDHYELPSVSLIPVDDPSLLWINSGVATLKPYFDGRKTPPSPRLTNSQKSIRTNDIENVGYTARHHTLFEMLGNFSIGDYFKKEAIMYAWEFLTDKKWIGFDPAKLYVTIYKDDQEAYEIWRNVIGLSDERIIKGDKDTNFWEIGAGPCGPNTEIFYDRGEKYDPEQIGLKLLQDDLENDRYLEVWNIVFSQYNNNGNGTYTDLPRKNIDTGAGLERIASIIQETPTNFETDLFMPIIKAVEKLVNVKYHYDETALFSNNSEQLKINTAFKVIADHIRAVTFAIVDGAFPGNKDRGYVIRRLIRRASLYGKKIDLTEPFLFKLVGTVVKIMQEYYSYLVEKQPIVEQAVLDEEKKFLKTLEQGSKLFNEVKTKYGTISKEHAFRLFESYGFPIELIEEEAHEVGINVDRAGFDELLENAKTISRTNRKDIKAIHLQSELFTKLDVASQFVGYEYEQVNNTEIVFMFADDKPVTKLTNTTGYIILKETPFYAEKGGQAADHGLILKDNTTAYVLDVQQGPNKQHLHFVKVEGTLAIGDLVNASIDSDRRFYTRKNHSGTHLIHAALREVLGNHVMQTGSYNDAERLRIDITHNQAITPAEITAVEGSVAKAIKTAIPCEIIYTDMQTALDVHHALAFFTEKYDAEVRIVKFGTYSCELCGGTHVANSQDVEDLLVTGLESKGAGTFRIHAITSNKTIASYLNEQFLKEKTEAINYFDKYNQGKAALLDQSLDQTWEQISNLTVSKPNWKQLKELVAQFKEDFKRWQKQYDNILIQQFVKQYNTFLPQDKNGINFLTHQFTTKVDINALKVLIDDYKARYRNLLIFLVDVSDETQATLIVGVSDDLHDRYQAGKIIQQLNPLLNGKGGGNNSVAQSGFNNKDKTVLVKLLTNPLEFLKHHG; encoded by the coding sequence ATGACAAAATTTACAGCAAATGCAATTCGCAAAATGTGGTTAGATTTTTTTCGTAGTAAGGATCATTATGAATTACCTTCAGTATCATTGATTCCCGTTGATGATCCGTCATTATTATGAATTAATTCTGGAGTGGCAACATTAAAACCATATTTTGATGGGCGAAAAACGCCACCATCACCACGCTTAACAAATTCACAAAAATCAATTCGAACTAATGATATTGAAAATGTTGGTTATACAGCACGTCATCATACTTTATTTGAAATGCTTGGTAATTTTTCAATTGGTGATTACTTTAAAAAAGAAGCAATTATGTATGCTTGAGAATTTTTAACTGATAAAAAATGAATTGGATTTGATCCTGCCAAATTATATGTCACAATTTATAAAGATGACCAAGAAGCTTATGAAATTTGACGCAATGTAATTGGTTTAAGTGATGAACGAATTATTAAAGGTGATAAAGATACTAATTTTTGAGAAATTGGAGCAGGGCCATGTGGACCTAATACCGAAATTTTTTATGACCGTGGGGAAAAATATGATCCTGAGCAGATAGGTTTAAAGTTATTACAAGATGATTTAGAAAATGACCGTTATTTGGAAGTTTGAAATATTGTTTTTTCACAGTATAATAATAATGGCAATGGTACATATACTGACTTACCACGAAAAAACATTGATACTGGTGCTGGATTAGAGCGAATTGCTTCAATTATTCAAGAAACACCAACTAATTTTGAAACTGATTTATTTATGCCAATTATTAAAGCTGTTGAAAAATTAGTAAATGTAAAATATCATTATGATGAAACGGCATTGTTTAGCAATAATTCAGAACAATTAAAAATTAATACTGCATTTAAAGTGATTGCTGATCATATTCGGGCAGTTACTTTTGCAATTGTTGATGGAGCTTTTCCCGGGAATAAAGATCGTGGTTATGTTATTCGACGTTTAATTCGTCGTGCTAGTTTATACGGGAAAAAAATTGATTTAACAGAACCATTTTTATTCAAATTAGTGGGAACAGTAGTTAAAATTATGCAAGAATATTATTCTTATTTAGTTGAAAAACAACCAATTGTTGAACAAGCTGTGTTAGATGAAGAAAAAAAATTTTTAAAAACATTAGAACAGGGAAGTAAACTTTTCAATGAAGTTAAAACAAAATATGGAACGATTTCAAAAGAACATGCTTTTCGTTTATTTGAAAGTTATGGTTTTCCAATTGAATTAATTGAAGAAGAAGCACATGAAGTAGGAATTAATGTTGATCGTGCTGGTTTTGATGAATTATTAGAAAATGCAAAAACAATTTCACGTACTAATCGAAAAGATATTAAAGCAATTCATTTACAAAGCGAACTTTTTACAAAATTGGATGTTGCTAGTCAATTTGTTGGTTATGAATATGAACAAGTTAATAATACAGAAATTGTCTTTATGTTTGCTGATGATAAGCCAGTCACAAAATTAACTAATACAACAGGATATATAATTTTAAAAGAAACGCCATTTTATGCTGAAAAAGGTGGGCAAGCAGCTGATCACGGTTTAATTTTAAAAGATAACACGACAGCTTATGTTCTAGATGTGCAACAAGGACCAAATAAACAACATTTACATTTTGTTAAAGTTGAAGGGACACTTGCGATTGGTGATTTGGTCAATGCTTCAATTGATAGTGATCGTCGTTTTTATACTCGGAAAAATCATTCAGGGACACATTTAATTCATGCTGCTTTACGAGAAGTGTTGGGAAACCATGTTATGCAAACTGGTTCTTATAACGATGCTGAACGTTTACGTATTGATATTACTCATAATCAAGCAATTACACCAGCAGAAATTACAGCTGTGGAAGGTTCTGTTGCAAAGGCAATTAAGACAGCAATCCCTTGCGAAATAATTTATACTGATATGCAAACAGCATTAGATGTTCATCATGCGCTAGCTTTTTTTACAGAAAAATATGATGCTGAAGTTCGAATTGTTAAATTTGGCACTTATTCTTGTGAACTTTGTGGAGGAACCCATGTTGCTAATTCACAAGATGTTGAAGACTTACTAGTAACTGGTCTTGAATCAAAAGGAGCTGGAACATTTCGAATTCATGCGATTACTTCAAATAAAACAATTGCTAGTTATTTAAATGAGCAATTTTTAAAAGAAAAAACTGAGGCAATTAATTATTTTGATAAATATAATCAAGGCAAGGCTGCATTACTTGATCAAAGTTTAGATCAAACCTGAGAACAAATTAGTAATCTAACTGTTTCAAAACCAAATTGAAAACAGTTAAAAGAATTAGTAGCACAATTTAAAGAAGATTTTAAACGTTGACAAAAACAATATGATAATATTTTAATTCAACAATTTGTGAAACAATATAACACCTTTTTACCACAAGATAAAAATGGAATTAATTTTTTAACTCATCAATTTACAACAAAAGTTGATATTAATGCTTTAAAAGTGTTAATTGATGATTATAAAGCTCGATATAGAAACTTACTAATTTTCTTAGTTGATGTTAGTGATGAAACGCAAGCGACATTAATTGTTGGTGTTAGTGACGATTTACATGATCGTTATCAAGCTGGTAAAATTATTCAACAATTAAATCCACTACTGAATGGTAAAGGTGGCGGCAATAACAGTGTTGCTCAAAGTGGTTTTAACAATAAAGATAAGACTGTTCTTGTTAAATTATTAACTAACCCTCTGGAATTTTTAAAACATCATGGCTAA
- the ruvX gene encoding Holliday junction resolvase RuvX produces the protein MAKYYLAVDVGSKTLGLATSQGLIATGYGVYRFPENDFLQAAQYLAGLITTEQFSDIIVGYPKNMNNTIGPRALMVSDFVNLLKQLLDPTITIHLVDERLTTHQAHQIMLEANLSRQKRKQKKDSLAAQLILETYLHQK, from the coding sequence ATGGCTAAGTATTATTTAGCAGTTGATGTTGGTAGTAAAACACTAGGCTTAGCGACAAGCCAGGGTTTGATTGCAACTGGTTATGGTGTTTATCGCTTTCCAGAAAATGATTTTTTACAAGCAGCACAATATTTGGCGGGGTTAATTACAACTGAACAATTTAGTGATATTATTGTTGGCTATCCAAAAAATATGAATAATACAATTGGACCCCGTGCTTTAATGGTTAGTGATTTTGTTAATTTATTAAAACAATTATTAGATCCAACGATAACAATTCACTTGGTTGATGAACGATTAACAACACATCAAGCTCATCAAATAATGTTAGAAGCAAATCTTTCCCGCCAGAAACGAAAACAAAAAAAAGATAGTTTAGCCGCACAATTAATTTTAGAAACATATTTACATCAAAAATAA
- the scm1 gene encoding motility-associated protein Scm1 — protein sequence MTLKSWLKFSTIWFLAVIVIIIAGAVVPTLNQQVTALKQEIINSLSVKGLNPNPLETLQGDSAYNILNFLLSYGSFQAIFSLNGFALFKFWVIDLYIFVPIFTLIAVGTAIFVIVLLTNITAAHWKWNVRLLVGKWMTRIGSLTLYLSLFLGLFFIAIADGFAFVLREKICWYNLTNGQGLVTWINNGQYQPNVFSIFGLIINQDGLGAFFAQAPMIMQAGAVLIIFMMPLAVASVVIGLSIRIAIELLLPSSAGHRGGFVTTFMQWLGYINISSRRELCQRLGSNIGMILLMIGFIVIMIFPAFTSTTGYVTANWIILLVAIVLMIISFIPLYFMLFCLARLQEFSYNLLMFVQMLTWLVIGLLWQTLMWTIFRQYFQYPAVVPVITTFFFVNILLVSFYLLVRGYRK from the coding sequence ATGACATTAAAGTCTTGACTAAAATTTAGTACTATATGATTTTTAGCAGTGATTGTAATTATTATTGCTGGGGCAGTTGTTCCAACATTAAATCAACAAGTAACAGCATTAAAACAAGAAATTATTAATTCATTAAGTGTTAAAGGATTAAACCCTAATCCATTAGAAACTTTACAGGGAGATAGTGCTTATAATATTTTAAATTTTTTATTATCATATGGTTCTTTTCAAGCAATTTTTAGTTTAAATGGATTTGCGCTTTTTAAATTTTGAGTAATTGATTTATATATTTTTGTTCCTATTTTTACATTAATTGCAGTTGGAACAGCAATTTTTGTAATTGTTTTATTAACAAATATAACAGCGGCACATTGAAAATGAAATGTTCGTTTATTAGTTGGGAAATGAATGACAAGAATTGGTAGTTTGACCTTGTATCTATCTTTATTTTTAGGATTATTTTTCATTGCCATTGCTGATGGTTTCGCTTTTGTCCTGCGTGAAAAAATTTGCTGATATAATTTAACTAATGGTCAAGGATTGGTAACTTGAATAAACAATGGACAATATCAACCAAATGTTTTTTCGATTTTCGGTTTAATAATTAATCAAGATGGCTTAGGAGCGTTTTTTGCTCAAGCACCAATGATTATGCAAGCAGGAGCCGTATTAATTATTTTTATGATGCCTCTTGCTGTTGCTAGTGTTGTGATTGGATTATCAATTCGTATTGCAATTGAATTATTATTACCATCATCAGCAGGTCATCGTGGTGGGTTTGTGACTACTTTTATGCAATGATTAGGATACATTAATATTTCTTCGCGCCGTGAACTTTGCCAACGCTTAGGAAGCAATATTGGCATGATTTTATTAATGATTGGTTTTATTGTTATTATGATTTTCCCTGCTTTCACATCAACAACCGGATATGTGACAGCTAACTGAATTATTTTACTAGTTGCAATAGTATTAATGATAATTAGTTTTATTCCACTTTATTTTATGTTATTTTGTTTAGCACGTTTACAAGAATTTTCATATAATTTATTAATGTTTGTTCAAATGCTAACATGGTTGGTAATTGGTTTACTTTGACAAACTTTAATGTGAACAATATTTAGACAATATTTTCAATATCCAGCCGTTGTGCCTGTAATTACGACTTTCTTTTTTGTTAATATTTTGTTAGTTTCGTTTTATTTATTGGTTCGAGGATATCGAAAATAG